A single Brassica rapa cultivar Chiifu-401-42 chromosome A04, CAAS_Brap_v3.01, whole genome shotgun sequence DNA region contains:
- the LOC103864391 gene encoding uncharacterized protein LOC103864391 — protein sequence MNHRLPGIISPLDHIITDPIRSSVKPPLPVYCKTTINHLKSLTGLDVAPGLTNQEISTVESSLGFPFPIDLRSILQTGLPVGTHFPNWRSGSTRNNLLLIVNLPLLHISKLVVRNGFWVDSWGTRPGSDAEALSLVKKLMEFAPVLVPVYENFYVPSTTPNLAGNPVFQIDGDGVRVLNCDVAGFLQGFNRPDDHRGSGALRRRRRVEFWTDVAERGRVARGPTCGWWSALSCDERLRACLDDAYWKLREAGWKLDEVREMMMMMDGLDRDTCTQAFSSTVHETVKRDVACAFGADGDTCREDENHREGGEVTTLRHLLNTRDP from the coding sequence ATGAATCATCGTCTTCCCGGAATAATCAGCCCACTTGATCACATCATCACTGATCCTATTCGATCCTCCGTCAAGCCTCCGTTACCGGTTTACTGCAAAACCACAATTAACCATTTAAAATCTCTGACCGGTCTCGATGTTGCACCTGGCCTCACAAATCAAGAGATCTCAACCGTTGAATCTTCACTTGGTTTCCCCTTCCCCATTGACCTCCGTTCGATTCTTCAGACGGGTCTTCCCGTGGGTACCCATTTCCCCAATTGGCGATCCGGGTCGACCCGGAATAATCTCCTCCTTATCGTCAACCTCCCCCTTCTTCATATATCCAAACTCGTCGTCAGAAACGGATTCTGGGTTGATTCTTGGGGGACCCGACCCGGATCCGACGCGGAGGCTTTATCGCTGGTTAAGAAATTGATGGAGTTTGCTCCGGTTCTCGTCCCGGTTTACGAAAACTTCTACGTCCCTTCGACGACGCCGAATTTGGCGGGAAATCCTGTGTTTCAAATAGACGGCGACGGAGTTAGGGTTCTGAATTGCGACGTCGCTGGGTTTCTCCAAGGATTCAATCGACCAGACGATCATCGGGGGTCCGGTGCATTACGACGACGGCGAAGAGTGGAGTTTTGGACTGACGTGGCGGAGAGAGGGAGGGTGGCGCGTGGTCCAACGTGCGGATGGTGGAGCGCGTTGAGTTGTGATGAGAGGTTAAGGGCGTGTCTGGACGACGCGTATTGGAAGCTGAGAGAAGCAGGGTGGAAGTTGGACGAGGTTCgcgagatgatgatgatgatggacgGATTAGATAGAGACACGTGTACGCAAGCGTTTTCTTCGACGGTGCATGAAACGGTCAAGCGTGACGTGGCGTGCGCATTTGGTGCAGATGGAGACACGTGTAGGGAGGATGAAAATCATCGGGAAGGCGGAGAGGTAACGACGTTGAGGCACCTGCTTAATACTCGCGATCCGTGA
- the LOC103864392 gene encoding dentin sialophosphoprotein isoform X3, protein MFRTSPRRGQRSKGFKVKHCIQLTLLLGVGIWLLYQVKHSHEKKALFEESAKAVVGERVVKLGRKDLHPGVVVEEEAESFNEKEDETRNDEVGEDKEKESEGSGNDDSSNSEESSEVEVKDENGGAEESEESKTEEKKDNDGTEESEESKEKSDKEENIEEVTDESEGKEKKDGEGEEARENNYKGDDASSEVVHDEKTSEKLQVEEDKSGEPEDTVIKSVLSTDNEGSSSDEKNTGNDSSSEIKSEGESMEKNEMGEKEGFNDSNGDLPESNHSPSNATETTESSGNDESESTIKTGEDETGKSTGSEDGTSQERKKEEEDGKEIVESSEVSSQEESKDKETETKEKDKSSFQEESKGETGTNEKEESSSQEESKDKETETKEKDESSSQEETKDNETETKEKEESASQEKPEDKETEKIEKEESTSNDSQRNESNESEKKEQVEETEKKKTEEDTSESSKENGNTDTEQKQPEDTSETTQAESEKEESNKDGETEEVVTQNDQEQSDASSDNNLPQEVKDVRTDLETLPESGNGGSSDNVAAE, encoded by the exons ATGTTTAGAACCTCGCCACGGAGAGGACAGAGATCAAAGGGGTTCAAGGTGAAGCATTGTATACAGCTGACTCTGTTGCTTGGCGTTGGGATATGGTTGCTTTATCAAGTGAAGCATTCTCATGAGAAGAAGGCTTTGTTTGAAGAGAGTGCAAAGGCTGTTGTTGGAGAGAGAGTTGTGAAGCTTGGGAGGAAAGATCTTCACCCTGGTGTTGTCGTTGAGGAAGAAGCTGAGAGTTTTAATGAGAAAGAGGATgagacaagaaatgatgaggttGGGGAGGATAAGGAGAAGGAGAGTGAAGGAAGTGGGAATGATGATTCTTCGAATAGTGAAGAAAGCAGTGAGGTTGAGGTGAAGGATGAGAATGGAGGTGCAGAAGAAAGCGAG GAGAGTAAGACTGAGGAGAAGAAAGACAATGATGGTACAGAAGAGAGTGAGGAGAGTAAAGAGAAGAGTGATAAAGAGGAGAATATAGAGGAAGTGACTGATGAGAGTGAAGGGAAGGAGAAGAAGGATGGTGAAGGTGAAGAAGCAAGAGAGAATAATTACAAGGGAGATGATGCTTCTAGTGAGGTGGTTCATGATGAGAAGACTAGTGAGAAGTTGCAAGTGGAGGAAGACAAGTCTGGAGAACCGGAAGACACTGTTATTAAGAGTGTTTTGTCGACTGATAATGAGGGAAGCAGCAGTGATGAGAAGAACACTGGTAATGATTCGTCGAGTGAAATAAAATCTGAGGGTGAATCTATGGAGAAGAATGAGATGGGGGAGAAGGAAGGGTTCAATGATTCTAATGGTGACTTGCCTGAGTCTAATCATTCACCATCTAATGCAACAGAGACTACAGAATCTTCTGGGAATGATGAGTCTGAGTCTACCATAAAGACAGGTGAAGATGAGACCGGGAAGTCAACAGGATCTGAAGATGGAACTTCTCAAGaaaggaagaaagaagaagaagatgggaaAGAGATAGTAGAATCTTCTGAAGTCTCATCTCAAGAAGAAAGTAAAGACAAGGAAACCGAGACAAAGGAAAAAGATAAGTCTTCGTTCCAAGAGGAGTCTAAAGGAGAAACTGGGACaaatgagaaggaagagtcttcATCTCAAGAAGAATCTAAAGACAAAGAAACCGAGACAAAAGAGAAGGATGAGTCTTCATCTCAAGAGGAAACCAAAGACAATGAAACTGAGACAAAGGAGAAAGAAGAGTCTGCTTCCCAAGAGAAACCAGAAGACAAGGAAACAGAGAAAATTGAGAAAGAGGAGTCTACTTCCAATGATTCACAAAGAAATGAAAGTAATGAGAGTGAGAAGAAGGAACAAGTTGAAGAaaccgagaagaagaagactgaggAAGACACAAGTGAATCTAGCAAAGAAAATGGCAATACTGATACTGAACAAAAGCAACCAGAGGATACTTCAGAAACTACGCAAGCAGAGTCAGAGAAAGAGGAAAGCAACAAGGATGGTGAGACAGAAGAGGTGGTAACTCAGAACGATCAAGAACAGTCTGACGCTTCTTCAGACAATAATCTTCCTCAAGAAGTGAAAGATGTCCGTACTGATCTTGAAACTCTGCCAGAATCTGGCAATGGAGGAAGCAGTGATAACGTTGCAGCTGAGTAG
- the LOC103864392 gene encoding dentin sialophosphoprotein isoform X1 yields the protein MFRTSPRRGQRSKGFKVKHCIQLTLLLGVGIWLLYQVKHSHEKKALFEESAKAVVGERVVKLGRKDLHPGVVVEEEAESFNEKEDETRNDEVGEDKEKESEGSGNDDSSNSEESSEVEVKDENGGAEESEESKEKNETEVEENKENSGGTKESEESKTEEKKDNDGTEESEESKEKSDKEENIEEVTDESEGKEKKDGEGEEARENNYKGDDASSEVVHDEKTSEKLQVEEDKSGEPEDTVIKSVLSTDNEGSSSDEKNTGNDSSSEIKSEGESMEKNEMGEKEGFNDSNGDLPESNHSPSNATETTESSGNDESESTIKTGEDETGKSTGSEDGTSQERKKEEEDGKEIVESSEVSSQEESKDKETETKEKDKSSFQEESKGETGTNEKEESSSQEESKDKETETKEKDESSSQEETKDNETETKEKEESASQEKPEDKETEKIEKEESTSNDSQRNESNESEKKEQVEETEKKKTEEDTSESSKENGNTDTEQKQPEDTSETTQAESEKEESNKDGETEEVVTQNDQEQSDASSDNNLPQEVKDVRTDLETLPESGNGGSSDNVAAE from the coding sequence ATGTTTAGAACCTCGCCACGGAGAGGACAGAGATCAAAGGGGTTCAAGGTGAAGCATTGTATACAGCTGACTCTGTTGCTTGGCGTTGGGATATGGTTGCTTTATCAAGTGAAGCATTCTCATGAGAAGAAGGCTTTGTTTGAAGAGAGTGCAAAGGCTGTTGTTGGAGAGAGAGTTGTGAAGCTTGGGAGGAAAGATCTTCACCCTGGTGTTGTCGTTGAGGAAGAAGCTGAGAGTTTTAATGAGAAAGAGGATgagacaagaaatgatgaggttGGGGAGGATAAGGAGAAGGAGAGTGAAGGAAGTGGGAATGATGATTCTTCGAATAGTGAAGAAAGCAGTGAGGTTGAGGTGAAGGATGAGAATGGAGGTGCAGAAGAAAGCGAGGAGAGTAAAGAGAAGAATGAGACTGAGGTTGAAGAGAACAAAGAAAATAGTGGAGGTACCAAAGAAAGCGAGGAGAGTAAGACTGAGGAGAAGAAAGACAATGATGGTACAGAAGAGAGTGAGGAGAGTAAAGAGAAGAGTGATAAAGAGGAGAATATAGAGGAAGTGACTGATGAGAGTGAAGGGAAGGAGAAGAAGGATGGTGAAGGTGAAGAAGCAAGAGAGAATAATTACAAGGGAGATGATGCTTCTAGTGAGGTGGTTCATGATGAGAAGACTAGTGAGAAGTTGCAAGTGGAGGAAGACAAGTCTGGAGAACCGGAAGACACTGTTATTAAGAGTGTTTTGTCGACTGATAATGAGGGAAGCAGCAGTGATGAGAAGAACACTGGTAATGATTCGTCGAGTGAAATAAAATCTGAGGGTGAATCTATGGAGAAGAATGAGATGGGGGAGAAGGAAGGGTTCAATGATTCTAATGGTGACTTGCCTGAGTCTAATCATTCACCATCTAATGCAACAGAGACTACAGAATCTTCTGGGAATGATGAGTCTGAGTCTACCATAAAGACAGGTGAAGATGAGACCGGGAAGTCAACAGGATCTGAAGATGGAACTTCTCAAGaaaggaagaaagaagaagaagatgggaaAGAGATAGTAGAATCTTCTGAAGTCTCATCTCAAGAAGAAAGTAAAGACAAGGAAACCGAGACAAAGGAAAAAGATAAGTCTTCGTTCCAAGAGGAGTCTAAAGGAGAAACTGGGACaaatgagaaggaagagtcttcATCTCAAGAAGAATCTAAAGACAAAGAAACCGAGACAAAAGAGAAGGATGAGTCTTCATCTCAAGAGGAAACCAAAGACAATGAAACTGAGACAAAGGAGAAAGAAGAGTCTGCTTCCCAAGAGAAACCAGAAGACAAGGAAACAGAGAAAATTGAGAAAGAGGAGTCTACTTCCAATGATTCACAAAGAAATGAAAGTAATGAGAGTGAGAAGAAGGAACAAGTTGAAGAaaccgagaagaagaagactgaggAAGACACAAGTGAATCTAGCAAAGAAAATGGCAATACTGATACTGAACAAAAGCAACCAGAGGATACTTCAGAAACTACGCAAGCAGAGTCAGAGAAAGAGGAAAGCAACAAGGATGGTGAGACAGAAGAGGTGGTAACTCAGAACGATCAAGAACAGTCTGACGCTTCTTCAGACAATAATCTTCCTCAAGAAGTGAAAGATGTCCGTACTGATCTTGAAACTCTGCCAGAATCTGGCAATGGAGGAAGCAGTGATAACGTTGCAGCTGAGTAG
- the LOC103864392 gene encoding spore wall protein 2 isoform X2, whose product MFRTSPRRGQRSKGFKVKHCIQLTLLLGVGIWLLYQVKHSHEKKALFEESAKAVVGERVVKLGRKDLHPGVVVEEEAESFNEKEDETRNDEVGEDKEKESEGSGNDDSSNSEESSEVEVKDENGGAEESEESKEKNETEVEENKENSGGTKESEESKTEEKKDNDGTEESEESKEKSDKEENIEEVTDESEGKEKKDGEGEEARENNYKGDDASSEVVHDEKTSEKLQVEEDKSGEPEDTVIKSVLSTDNEGSSSDEKNTGNDSSSEIKSEGESMEKNEMGEKEGFNDSNGDLPESNHSPSNATETTESSGNDESESTIKTGEDETGKSTGSEDGTSQERKKEEEDGKEIVESSEVSSQEESKDKETETKEKDKSSFQEESKGETGTNEKEESSSQEESKDKETETKEKDESSSQEETKDNETETKEKEESASQEKPEDKETEKIEKEESTSNDSQRNESNESEKKTEEDTSESSKENGNTDTEQKQPEDTSETTQAESEKEESNKDGETEEVVTQNDQEQSDASSDNNLPQEVKDVRTDLETLPESGNGGSSDNVAAE is encoded by the exons ATGTTTAGAACCTCGCCACGGAGAGGACAGAGATCAAAGGGGTTCAAGGTGAAGCATTGTATACAGCTGACTCTGTTGCTTGGCGTTGGGATATGGTTGCTTTATCAAGTGAAGCATTCTCATGAGAAGAAGGCTTTGTTTGAAGAGAGTGCAAAGGCTGTTGTTGGAGAGAGAGTTGTGAAGCTTGGGAGGAAAGATCTTCACCCTGGTGTTGTCGTTGAGGAAGAAGCTGAGAGTTTTAATGAGAAAGAGGATgagacaagaaatgatgaggttGGGGAGGATAAGGAGAAGGAGAGTGAAGGAAGTGGGAATGATGATTCTTCGAATAGTGAAGAAAGCAGTGAGGTTGAGGTGAAGGATGAGAATGGAGGTGCAGAAGAAAGCGAGGAGAGTAAAGAGAAGAATGAGACTGAGGTTGAAGAGAACAAAGAAAATAGTGGAGGTACCAAAGAAAGCGAGGAGAGTAAGACTGAGGAGAAGAAAGACAATGATGGTACAGAAGAGAGTGAGGAGAGTAAAGAGAAGAGTGATAAAGAGGAGAATATAGAGGAAGTGACTGATGAGAGTGAAGGGAAGGAGAAGAAGGATGGTGAAGGTGAAGAAGCAAGAGAGAATAATTACAAGGGAGATGATGCTTCTAGTGAGGTGGTTCATGATGAGAAGACTAGTGAGAAGTTGCAAGTGGAGGAAGACAAGTCTGGAGAACCGGAAGACACTGTTATTAAGAGTGTTTTGTCGACTGATAATGAGGGAAGCAGCAGTGATGAGAAGAACACTGGTAATGATTCGTCGAGTGAAATAAAATCTGAGGGTGAATCTATGGAGAAGAATGAGATGGGGGAGAAGGAAGGGTTCAATGATTCTAATGGTGACTTGCCTGAGTCTAATCATTCACCATCTAATGCAACAGAGACTACAGAATCTTCTGGGAATGATGAGTCTGAGTCTACCATAAAGACAGGTGAAGATGAGACCGGGAAGTCAACAGGATCTGAAGATGGAACTTCTCAAGaaaggaagaaagaagaagaagatgggaaAGAGATAGTAGAATCTTCTGAAGTCTCATCTCAAGAAGAAAGTAAAGACAAGGAAACCGAGACAAAGGAAAAAGATAAGTCTTCGTTCCAAGAGGAGTCTAAAGGAGAAACTGGGACaaatgagaaggaagagtcttcATCTCAAGAAGAATCTAAAGACAAAGAAACCGAGACAAAAGAGAAGGATGAGTCTTCATCTCAAGAGGAAACCAAAGACAATGAAACTGAGACAAAGGAGAAAGAAGAGTCTGCTTCCCAAGAGAAACCAGAAGACAAGGAAACAGAGAAAATTGAGAAAGAGGAGTCTACTTCCAATGATTCACAAAGAAATGAAAGTAATGAGAGTGAGAAGAAG actgaggAAGACACAAGTGAATCTAGCAAAGAAAATGGCAATACTGATACTGAACAAAAGCAACCAGAGGATACTTCAGAAACTACGCAAGCAGAGTCAGAGAAAGAGGAAAGCAACAAGGATGGTGAGACAGAAGAGGTGGTAACTCAGAACGATCAAGAACAGTCTGACGCTTCTTCAGACAATAATCTTCCTCAAGAAGTGAAAGATGTCCGTACTGATCTTGAAACTCTGCCAGAATCTGGCAATGGAGGAAGCAGTGATAACGTTGCAGCTGAGTAG